From Terriglobales bacterium:
TACATGACGGTTCACTGCGGCGTGATGAGGGAGCATTTGCCGCTGACGATGGGCCGCGTGACGGGCATCGTCAGCCGCGGTGGCTCGCTAATTGCCAAGTGGATGATGACGCACCGGCAGCAGAACCCGCTGTACACACACTTTGACGACCTGTGCGACATTATGCGGGAATATGACGTGACCTGGAGCCTGGGCGACGGCCTGCGGCCCGGCTCGATCGCCGACGCTTCGGATAAGGCCCAGTTTGCCGAGTTGGAAGTGCTGGGCGAGCTGACCGAGCGCGGCTGGAAGAACGGCACGCAGGTGATGGTCGAAGGTCCGGGTCACATCCCGATGGACCAGATCGACATGAACATCAAGGAGCAGATTCGCATCTGTAAGGGCGCGCCGTTTTATGTCCTTGGGCCGCTGGTGACCGACGTGGCGCCCGGCTACGACCATATCACCAGCGCGATCGGCGCGGCGCTGGCCGGCTGGAGCGGCGCCGCGATGCTGTGCTACGTCACGCCCAAGGAGCACCTGGGCCTGCCCAACGACAAGGACGTGAAGGACGGCATCATCGCCTACAAGATCGCGGCCCATGCCGCCGACATCGCCCGTCACCGTCCGGGCGCGCGCGACCGCGACGACGCCCTCAGCTTCGCGCGCTACAACTTCGACTGGGAAAAGCAGTTCGCGCTCGCGCTCGATCCCGAGACCGCGCGCGCCATGCACGACGAGACCCTCTCCGACGACTACTACAAGACGGCGGCCTTCTGCTCCATGTGCGGCCCCAAATTCTGCTCCATGAACTATTCCTCGAAAGTCGACGAGTACAACAAGGAAGTACACGGCCTGGAAAAGAAAGACCTCTCCGGGCTGGTGACGAAAATCCTGAAAAGTTAGGCGTCAAGGCCGCAGTCTGGAGCGTCAAGTCCTACGCCAGACAGGGGTCGGCAGGCTTGGGCTCTGGTTCTAGGCGGCCGTCGAGGACCTCGCGCACCTTCTCGAGCAAGGCGGGAGGCGTGAACGGCTTCTGCAGGAAATGGGTGCCGGGATCGAGCACGCCGCGATGGACGATGACGTTGTCGGTATAGCCGGACATATAAAGGACGCGCATGCGGGGACGCATGACTGCCAGCTTGCGGGCAAGCTCCCGGCCGCTCATGCCGGGCATCACCACGTCGGTGAGCAACAGGTCGATATTGCCGGCGTGCTGACGGCAGAAGCGCTCGGCCTCCACCACTCCACCTGCGGGAAGCACGTAGTAGCCGCTGCCTCCCAGGATGCGACGCGCCAGTTCCCGCACCACGGCATCGTCTTCCACCAGCAGGATGGTTTCGCCGCCCCGTTTGGCTGCCGATAGTGGCTCGTCGCCTTCGTCATCAGCGGGCGCTTCCACGCGCGGCAGGTAGATGGTGAAAGTGCTGCCCTCGCCGGGAGCGCTTTCCACCCACACGTAGCCGCCGCTCTGCTTCACGATCCCGTACACGGTGGAAAGTCCCAAACCCGTTCCTTTTCCCTTCTCCTTGGTAGTGAAGAACGGCTCGAAGATGCGGCCCACGGTTTCCTCGTCCATGCCGCAGCCGGTGTCGCTGACGGCCAGCATGACGTAGGAGCCAGGCGCTACACGGAAGTGGCCGAGGGAACGGGGTGCTTCGACCTCGACGTTACGTGTCTCAAACATGAGGTTGCCGCCGTCGGGCATGGCGTCGCGCGCGTTCACCGCCAGGTTCATGATCACTTGCTCGAGCTGGCCGGGATCGGCGCTTACCGAGCCAAGGCTGGCCTCCAGCGACAGGTGGATCTCGATGTCCTCGCCGATCAGCCGTTCCAGCATCTTCTCCGCGTTCAGCACCAGGCTGTTGAGGTTGAGCACGCGCGGCTGCAAGACCTGACGGCGGCTGAAGGCCAGCAACTGGCGGGTGAGCGCCGCGGCCCGATCTGCCGACTTGGAGATCTGCCTGAGATCGAGCGCCTGCGGCGAATCCGGCTCCAGCGACTCCATCAGGATGCTGGCGTAGCCGGTGATGACGGTGAGGACATTGTTGAAGTCATGGGCGACGCCGCCGGCCAAGCGTCCTACCGCTTCCATCTTCTGCGCCTGGCGCAGTTGTTCGCCCAACTGCATGCGCTCGCTGACGTCTTTCACCACCACCAGCACGGCACGGCGGCCGGCGAATTCCAGTCCTTGCGCCGTGACCTCGACGTTGAGCACGCGACCGTCCTTGTGGCGATGGCGCCATTGCCCGAAGTGGGGGCCGGAAGTCTTGAGCCGATTGAGCCGCACGGTGTTCAGGAAGACAGGCACGTCCTCGGGAGGCCGGATGTCGGTCACCTTCAAGGCAAGAAACTCGGCATGCGTGTAGCCGTACTTCTCGATGGCGGCGTTGTTCACTTCGAGAAAACGGAGCGTTTGCCGGTCATAGACCAGCATGGGCTCGGGGTTGGAAGCAAACAGCAGCCGGAACTTCTGCTCGGCCTTCTCCAGCATGTCGAGCGTGTACTCGAGCTCTCCGAAAGACCGGTAGGCCGCCAGGAAACAGGAAAGGGCAGCCATCAGGGCCGCCAGTTGCACAAGGTTCGAGAGGGTCCGATTGAGAGGTCCGTGAGCGACCACCAGCACACCGGTGAGGTGAGCGGCAATCAACACTCCGCCCGAAACCATGATGCTGCGTGGAGTCCGCACCTACCGAAGCCTACGACCTCTCTTGGATTCCCGAGCGAAACAGGACTTCCTGCGGAAACTGGGAGGACTGCAATGTGTGAGCGGATGCCTTCCCTGCGACTCCGATGGTCCCTGCGGGCCAAGGGCCCGACAGAAGCTGCCTGTATCAGGCCGATGGGATGCAGCTCGGCCGTTTTTGTTACGGCAATGTTAACGAAAACTTTCGAGCACTGCCGCCGCGCGGTTGAGCGCCTGGGCGAGCTCGTCGAGCTGCTGGCGGGCGCGCGCGGCGTCGCCGGCGTCGGCCGCTTCCGTCACACCCGGCAGAACCACCGCCGCATAGCCGGTGAATTCGCCCGGGGCATAGATGGAATGCCGGTACCAGGGACGATTGGGAAGGCCGTTGGGCAGCAGCAGGGCGCGTTCCGCCTCGCGCAGCGTGCGGTTGACGCGCGCGGCATCGGTGGCGGGATTACGCTGGGCCTCGCCCATCGCCTTGCCGGCCGCCTGGAGGCGCCGGGCCGCGGCCAGGGCAGCGGTGAAGTCCGGAGCATCCTTGCCCAGGGATGAGGCCGCCTTCTTCTGCGCATTCTCCAGGTGAGCCACGACTTCACGCCCGTAGTTCTCATAGTCGAAGGGCAACACGTCCGCTTCCGAAAGGCGAAGCGCCTGGATGCCAACCACCCGCGCCATCTGCTGCAAGTAGCGGAACTCCGGATCCGCGAAGCGGCGGAACCATTCGAAGTTGTCGAACACGGAGTGATAGACGCCGTAGTCGCCGTCGGAGCTGACGTCAATGGAGGGAACTCCGGCATGCTGCAGGAACGGAGTGTAGTCGGAGCCGCTGCCCAGGTCGCCGACCTTGGCTTCCGCCGGTCCGGAGCCCGCAGACTCGTGCCCACCGGCCGACCCCGGCATTTCCGGGTTGGGCTTCTGCGCCAGCCAGGCTTCGTACAACGGCATTCCCTTCGGGCTCGCGACCACCCTGGCAACCTCGCGCACGAAGGGCTTGAGCGAGGGCACAGCGGAAGCGGTGAAGTTCGATCCGGCGACGGCCGAGTCGATGTTGAGATACGCCACTACCCCGGCCATTTCCTTGGCGTGCTGTTCCACCCACTCGGTGGACCCGGTGAGACCGAACTCCTCCGCGTCCCAACTGGCGAAGATCAGCGTGCGCCGCGGCCGCCAACCGGTCTTCAGCAGCTCGCCGATGCCGGCAACCGCCTCCAGTTGCGAGGCGGTGCCGCTGTTGGGATCCACGGCGCCGTACACCCAGGCGTCGCGATGATTGCCATTGATGACCCACTCCTCGGGCAGTTCCCGCCCACGCACCCGGCCGATGACATTCCAGATGGTGCGGTAGGCGAAGTCCTGCTTCAGGCTGAGCTTGACGCGCACCGGCCCCGGCCCTACGTGATACGTAAAAGGCAGCGCGCCCTGCCACTCGCGAGGAGACTCCGGCCCGCCAAGGTTTTCCAGGATCGGACGCGCGTCGCCGTAGGAAAGCGGAGTCGTGGGAATGCGAGGCACGTTGGCGGCCTGTTCCGGCGGCGTCCGCTGTGCTTCCGGCAGCGAAGGCAACGAGGCCATGCCGGGCGTGGTCGGATCGCCCGGGTATTTGAAGATGTACTTGATGGAGCCACGCTGCACGGCGCTTTCCGGACGCCAGGCGCCGCGGGGATATATATCGCCCTTGAAGTAGCCGTCATCGATGGGATCGGAATAGATGATGACGCCGGCGGCGCCGTTGAGCTGGGCGGTATAGGCTTTCACGCCACGGAAATTCGAGCCGTATCGCACCACCACGATCTTGCCGGCTACATCGGCGCCCATCTCTTTCAGCTTGCGGAAGTCCTCCGGGCGGCCATAGTTGGCGTAGATCACTTCGGCCTCGACTTCGCCCGAGGGTGAGAAACCGTTGTAAGCCGTGACCACCCGCGGGTCGGACTGGAAAGGATCGCCGGCCACATGCTCCGGTGTCGGCCCGGTGAAGGTACGGCCGTCCGGCAGCTGGATGAGCACCGAGATCTTCCCCGGATAGTTCATCCACACCTTGTATTCGACGATCTCCGTCTCCAGGCCGGCCTTGCGGTATTGCTCGGCCACGTACTCTGCGGTCTTGAAATCACCGGAAGTGCCTGCAAGGTGAGGCTCCGCGGTCAGGATTCGCAGATGCTCGCCCGCGCGCGCCGCGTCGGGCACGGCCAGGAAGCGGTCCTCCAGCTTGTGCTGCGCGGCCGGGTCCCGGAACCCTGTGATAGGAGCGGCAGCCTGTTGTGCAACTGCGGCGGATGCGAAGAGAACAGCAACGGCGAGGAGCGCGAGCGACCTGGCTTTCATCCAATCTCCCGGGGGTGACGGCGCGGACGACAGCGCCGCCGGACTTTCGACGCCTACACTATAAATGACAGAGAGGCGATGAAGACGACCGAGCCGGAAGCGGTCCGCGGATGGCGCACGACGGCAGAAGCCCCTGCGTCCCAAGCCACCGACGCCGACCGAATGACGCTCAACGGCACGGCCGCTTCCCGCGCGCTGCAGGGCGTGGCGGTCGAAGAGCCGGTCGCGCCGCAACTCCCGCCGGTGTCGCTCCCCATCCCGCGCATGGTGAGCGCGCTTCGGCATCGCAACTTCCGCCTGTTCTGGACGGGCAACTTCCTTTCCAACATCGGCACCTGGATGCAGAACGTGGCCCAGGGCTGGCTGGTGCTGGAGCTTTCCAATTCCGCCTTCTGGCTGGGCGTGGTGGGCTTTGCCGCCTCGGCGCCCATGCTGGTGTTCACGCTGCTGGGCGGCGTGATTGCCGATCAGGTGGACCGGCGGCGCCTCTTGATGCGCACCCAGGCGGCCATGATGATCTTCGCCTTCGTGCTGGCTGGGCTGACCTGGTTCAAGGTGGTCAACCTGCCGGAGATCCTGTTGCTGGCTTTTGCCACCGGCGTGGCGATGTCTTTGAACACGCCCAGCTACCAGGCGCTGGTGCCGGAACTGGTACCGCGCGAGGATCTCACCAACGCCATCGCACTCAACTCGGCACAATTCAACATGTCGCGCGTGATCGGGCCCACGCTGGGCGGGTTCGCTATGGCCTGGTTCGGCGTGGCGGGCAACTTCTTTCTCAACGGCCTGAGTTTCCTGGCGCTGCTGGTTGCGCTGGCCCGTATGGAATATCCGCCGCGCACCAACAGCGACGATGGCGTGGGGATGCTGGAAAAACTGGGTGAGGGCTTTCGCTACCTGTTCGAGCAGCGCGCCATGCTGATGCTAGTGACCCTGGTCGGCCTGGCCAGCATCTTCGGCTTTCCTTACCTGATGTTCCTGCCGCTGTTCGCGCGCGACATCCTGGGCGTGGGAGAGCGCGGTCTCGGCGTGCTGATGGCGGCCAGCGGACTGGGCGCATTCCTCGGCGCCGTTACCATCGCCTGGCTGGGACGCGTGCACCGTCGCGGAAGATTCGTCACCGTTGCCGGCTCGGCGTTCCTTACGGTCGTGATCCTGTTTTCGTTCTCGCGCTGGTTCGCCGTCTCGATGGTCCTGCAGTTCTTCGCGGGCTACAGCATGATCCTCATGGTGGCTACGGTGAACTCGCTGCTGCAGCACCTGGCCAGCGAAGAGATGCGCGGGCGCGTGATGAGCATGTACGCCACCGCCTTCCTGGGCTTCGCGCCTGTCGGCGCACTGATGGCCGGGTCGCTGGCCGGGGTGATGACGGCGCCGGTGGCGATTGCGGCCATGTCCGCGCTGGCGCTGGTGGCGAGCCTGTCTCTCTACTTCTCGCGTCCCGAACTGCGGTGCCTGGATTGAGAATCAGTGGGCTTCGCGAATGGGATAGCGCAGCCGCAGGACGGTCGGCTTGGCGGAGCCGTTGGGAATCACCACGAAGAGGTTGTCGAACTCGTGGGCCGGAATCCCGACGTCTTCGGTGTCGCCCAGCACACGCAGCATCTGGGGAACGGTGTTGGCGTGTCCCACGATCAACACGACGCCATTGGGCTGCTCCTTGCGGATGCGATCTACCAGTTCCTTGGGGTCCCTCTGGTCGGCCAGCGTGACCTTCAAACCGAGTTGCTTGGCCAGCGGTGCAGCCGTGCGCATGGTGCGAATGGTGCGCGTGGAGTAGATGGCGGTAATGCCCGCGTCTTTCAACAGGTCGGCGAGCGCCTGGGCACGGGCGTCTCCCTGGTCGGAGAGCGGAGTAGCAGGATCATCGGAGTTGTAGCGTTTCTCAGCGTGGCGCACCAGGATAACGGCGCGCTGGGCTTCGCAGAGCGCAGGAGCGACAAGGAATACGAGCAGGCAGAAGGTAGTGAGCTTCATGTGGCTCTTGGATGCAGTCTCGACCGTAATCACTTCCGCTTCAGCACTTCGTGCACTGCCTTGACGATGTAGGGCGCGGTCAACCCGTACTTCTCCATGAGCTGGTCGGGCGTGGCGGATTCGGCGTAGGTGTTCTGGATGCCGACGAATTCCATGGGCACGGGCGTGGAGCGGGCCACGGCCCGCGCCACCTGGGACCCGAGCCCGCCGTCGAGCAGGTGCTCCTCGGCGGTGACGATGGCGCCGCACTCTTCCGCGCTCTGCGCCACGGCGGCTTCGTCGAGCGGCTTGATGGTGTGCATGTCGATCACACGCGCGGCAATGCCTTCCTCTTCCAGCATGTGCTGCGCGCGCAGCGCGTACTGCAGTTCGTAGCCGCAGGAGACGATGGCCACGTCGCGGCCGGTGCCGTGTACCTTGGCCTTGCCGATCTCAAAGGTGTCTTGCGGACCGTAAAGGATGGGCGACTTGGCGCGCCCGGTGCGCATGTACACAGGACCGACGTGCTCCGCCATGCGGCGGACCAGGGCGCGGGCGGAGAATTCATCCGCCGGCACCAGGACCACGAAGCCCGCCAGGCCGCACATGAGCGCGATGTCCTCGACCGATTGCTGGCTGGGACCATCCTCGCCGATGGAGATACCGCCATGCGAGCCGCAGAACTTGGCGTTCGCCCGCGGATAGGCAATGCTCATGCGTAACTGGTCGAAGCCCTTGTTGGTGAGGAAAACGGCGAAGGAAGAAGCGAACGGGATCTTGCCCTGCAACGCCAGCCCGCCGGCGATGCCCACCATGTTGGCCTCGGCGATGCCCACTGTCCAGAAGCGGTCGGGGAATTGCTGGCCGAACTTGGCGCTGTAGGTGGACTTGGCGAGATCGGCGTCGAGCGCCACGATGTTGGGATTCTCGCGCCCCAACTCCACCAGCGCCTGGCCGTAGGCCTCGCGCGTGGCAGCCCCCATCTTGAGCTCGAATTTGGTCCCCGTCTTCATGGCGGCGGTAGCTTCCATGATAGCTTCTGGCTCCTAGCTGCTGGCTCTGGAATTGAGACGTTGCAAGCAACGCCTTTACAGCCGGCTCCCATGCCCTAGAACTTCGCCTCCAGCTCCTTGACGGCCGCCTCCACCTGGTCCGGCTTGGGGGCGACGCCGTGCCATTCCACCTTGTTCTCCATGAAGGAAACACCCTTGCCCTTCACGGTATGGGCGATGATGGCCGTGGGCCGGCCGCTGGAATTCGCGCGTGCCTGCTCCAGCGCCGGAATCACCTGGGCGAAGTCGTGACCGTCGATCTCGACCGTGGTCCAGTTGAAGGCGCGGAATTTCGCCACCAGCGGTTCCAGATCGATGATGTTGGCGACGAAGTCGTCGAGCTGGATCTTGTTGTAGTCCACGATGCAGGTCAGGTTCTGAAGCTTCTGGTGGCCGGCGAACATGGCCGCCTCCCAGATCTGGCCCTCCTGCACTTCCCCGTCGCCGACCAGGACAAAGGTGTGGTAGTCGCGCTGGTCGAGCCGCGCCGACAGCGCCGAGCCGACGCCGATGGAAAGACCCTGTCCGAGCGAACCGGTGGAAGCTTCGAGAATGGGCAGCATGCGCTTGTCCGGGTGGCCCTGCAGCGGCGAGCCCAGCTTGCGCAGCGTCATCAGCAGCGCCGCATCGATGTAACCGGTCTCGGCATACGTGGCGTAGAGCACCGGGCAACTGTGCCCGTTGGAGAGGATGAAGCGGTCGCGGTCGCTCCAGGTCGGGTTCTTGGGATCGTGGCGGAGCACGCGGAAGTACAGCGCCACCAGCATCTCGACCTTGGAAAGCGACCCGCCGGGATGGCCGCTGCCCGCCGCGCCCAGCATGCGTACGATGTCGATGCGCATGCGATTGGCGATGCGCTGGAGTTCCTCGATGGACTTCGCCTGTGAGGCGCTCATGAAGGCGTTCCCGCTCCCGCCGCGGCGCGACGGCCGCGGGCGGATTTCACCGTCTTCTCGCCGCTGGCTGGAAAAGCACGTGAAGGACCACCGGCAGCCTCCGCCGCCTCACGCGCGCGCCGCACCAGGTATCTTCCCCGGCCGGTGAAAAAGCGAGCCAAGCGCCTGGCCACATCCTCCAGCAGCACACGGTCGGTCTTGCCGAAGGCGTTCTCGCGGTCGCTTTCCACATCGATCACGCCCAGCACCTTGCCGGCGATCTTGATGGGCACCACGATCTCCGACTTGGTCTCCAGGAAGCACACCCGGTAGGTCGGGTCGTGGCTGACGTCGGGAACCACCTTGATGATGCCGCTCTGGCCAGTGGTGCCGACGTTGCCCACGCCGAAAGCGAAGGCATGACATGGCGGCACGGGACCGCGGAAGGCTTGGCGCACCACCTGCTCGCCGATGACGAGATAGATGCCGATCCAGAAATAGTGGCGGCCGTCGAAAAGGGTCTCTACGACTTCGTCAAGCAGCGACGTTCGTGAGGAGGAGATGTACTTGGCGGCAAGCACACGCTCGACGTCGGCGAGGACTTCGCGTGGGGAACGGTAGCGTTTCAAGCGCTACTCCTGTTGGGATTTTTCGGGAACGAGGCTAGTGTAACCGGCCCGCAGAAATACGGCAACGACAGAGATTTGTGGAAAATGCAGTATGTTCGAGGCTCCCGGGAGGGGGCCCTTCTATTTCGCAGAGGCTGGCGCCTCGGCCGGTTTGGCGGTGGCGGTGGTCGTCGCGGGCGCCGCGAGCCAGCCGCGAATCTCGGGCAGCACCGGGCGGGTGGCCTCTTCGCCGCGGCGGATCAGTTCGCTGGCGCGCTCAAAGGCGTCATGCGCGAAGCCGGCCACGTCGGGCTCCAGGATGAGGTCGGCAGCGGCCTTCCACTCCCCACACATCTTGTTCTGCGCGATGGAGAAGCACTGGGCGATGATCTCCAGCACGTGCTGCGGGCCGTCCTTGCTTACCCAGCTCGCGCGCAGGTGAGAGGCCAGGACACGTTCCGCGCCCATCTGGCGCAAGGGGACCGTAGGCACCGAGTAAGCCAGCAGGCCGTCCACCATCAGGCGGCCGTTGACCTCGACCGGCACAAACACGCCGGGATAGGCGCAACTGGCGCGTATGGCGGGAATCAGCGGACCCGAGCGGAAAACCACCGGCTGGCCGCTGAGGAAGTCGGTAGCCACAACGGCCAGCGGCATCTCCAGCTCTTCAAACGTCTCGACGCGGAGGATCTTCTTGAGGAACGGAACCATGCGATCGTTTGACGCCAGTCCATGGCGGGAGATGGTCCAGCGGGCAAAGTCTTTCCAGCGCACCGAGTGCGCCATGGCTTCCATCTCAGGCAGCGGCACACCGCTGGCGTAGATGGCGGCCAGCAACGCGCCCACGCTGGTGCCGGCCAGGTAGCGGATAGGGATGCGCTCCGCCTCCAATACCTTCAGAACTCCGATGTGAGCCAGCCCGCGGGCGAAGCCGCCGCCCAAGGCTACCCCGATGGGCGTCACCCGCTGAGGGTGGACAATCTCGGTGACGGGACGGGTGAGCGTCCTCCAGAAAGCTTCGAGCGCGCGTGCGACCCGGAAGGGCATGGTTCCCTGCCTACTCCTAGGATGCTCCAACTCTCCGGCCAGCGAAAGATTACTTCCGGGTTCCGGGGTCACCGGGAGGGGCTGGAAGTAACGATTTCGCTTGACTGAATGAATGTTCATTCAGTACTATACCAGCAATCTGATAGGGCGCGCGCCGCTGCCATCCTCACCCCCGAAATCCACCGCGGCGCGCGCCGTAGTCTTTAGGCCTGGTTTCTTTGATTGCCAGGTCACAAAACGGGCCCTGCGCCCGGAGGAGCGTGAACCATGACCGGCGCTCGCCTCCCTTCTCTGCGGCCGCCACGCCCGCTCCCTGATACTGCTACCATCTGTCGCCGGACGTTGCGCAGTTCCGAACCGGCATCGGTTCCCTCCCTTCACCATGCATAAGCGCATTCATAAGGTCGCGGTACTCGGAGCCGGCACCATGGGGGCGCGGATTGCCGCTCATCTGGCCAACGCCGGCATCCCTTCCCTGCTGCTGGATATCGTGCCGCCGGACATGCCGGCGACCTCGAACCACGCGGCGAGGAACAAGATCGCCCAATCCGGCCTCGATGCGGCGCTCAAGTCCAAGCCCGCTGCTTTTTTCGAGCCCGCGCTGGCCCGGCTGGTTACGACCGGCAACTTCGAAGACGACCTGGGCCGGATCCGTGATTGCGACTGGGTCATCGAAGCGGTCACGGAGAACCTAGAGATCAAGCGCTCGCTGCTGAAGAAGGTGGAAGCTGCGCGGCGCCCGGGCGCCATCGTCACCACCAACACCAGCGGCCTGCCGGTGGCCAAGATCGCCGAGGGTTTCTCGGAGGATTTCCGGCGTAACTGGTTCGGAACGCATTTTTTCAATCCGCCTCGCTACATGCGGCTGCTGGAAATCATTCCCACGCCGGAGACGGAGCGCGCCGCGCTCGACGCGGTCACCCACTTCGCGGACGTGGCTCTGGGCAAGGGCATCGTGTTCGCCAAGGACACGCCCAACTTCATTGCCAACCGCATCGGGACGTTCTCCGTGCTGAACGTCATGCGCTTGATGCAGCAGATGGATCTTTCCATCGAAGAAGTGGACGCGCTGACCGGAACGGCGGTCGGGTGGCCGCGCTCCGCCACCTTCCGCACCATCGACCTCGTAGGCTTGGACGTTCTCGGGCACGTGGTCCGCAACCTGACCGAGAACGTGCACGACGAACGCAGTGACCTGGCCCTTCCCGGATTTTTCGCGCAGATGCTCGACCGCAAATGGCTGGGCGACAAGACCGGCGGCGGCTTCTACAAGAAGACCAAGGGCGCCAATGGTGACGAGCGTCTGGGACTGGACTGGAAAACGCTCGAGTATCGCCCGCAGCAGAAGCCCAAGTTCGCGGCGCTCGAAATGGCGCGCAACCTCGAGAGCCTCCCCGAGCGGCTGCACACGCTGCTCTCCGGCGACCCGAAGGACAAAGCCGCACAGTTCCTGTGGACGGCGCTCGCTGAGCTATGGACGTACTCGGCCAACCGCATCGGGGAGATCGCCGATTCCGTCGTCGAGATCGACCGCGCCATGCGCATGGGCTTCAACTGGGAACTGGGGCCGTTCGAGCTCTGGGACGCCGCCGGGGTCGAGGCCACCGTTGTCCGCATGGAGAAGGAAGG
This genomic window contains:
- a CDS encoding 3-hydroxyacyl-CoA dehydrogenase NAD-binding domain-containing protein, with translation MHKRIHKVAVLGAGTMGARIAAHLANAGIPSLLLDIVPPDMPATSNHAARNKIAQSGLDAALKSKPAAFFEPALARLVTTGNFEDDLGRIRDCDWVIEAVTENLEIKRSLLKKVEAARRPGAIVTTNTSGLPVAKIAEGFSEDFRRNWFGTHFFNPPRYMRLLEIIPTPETERAALDAVTHFADVALGKGIVFAKDTPNFIANRIGTFSVLNVMRLMQQMDLSIEEVDALTGTAVGWPRSATFRTIDLVGLDVLGHVVRNLTENVHDERSDLALPGFFAQMLDRKWLGDKTGGGFYKKTKGANGDERLGLDWKTLEYRPQQKPKFAALEMARNLESLPERLHTLLSGDPKDKAAQFLWTALAELWTYSANRIGEIADSVVEIDRAMRMGFNWELGPFELWDAAGVEATVVRMEKEGKPVAANVKKLLAAGKKSWYADAAAAPSGRAYFDLAKSNYCDVEVPAGVWSVEVAKKSRGVVKKNAGCSLVDLGDGVGCLEFHSKMNSLGGDIVQLVSQALKPGGPGDAFDAFVITNDAQHFSVGANLMLLLMAVQEEEWDDVDLAIRQFQGMTQAIKFSPKPVVVAPFGMTLGGGTEISLHAAARQPHCELYMGLVEVGVGLLPGAGGCKEMLLRALDSAGSIRPEGRGESVEMMEAMKRAFETIAMAKVSTSAHEARGYGFLSDSDRITMNRERIVADAKERALELARAGYAAPVMRTDIPAPGENVLATLKLGVHLMRQGEYISDHEVKIGNKVAEVLCGGNLTPGTPVSEQYILDLEREGFKSLCGEKKTQERIQYTLKTGKTLRN